A genomic segment from Sparus aurata chromosome 10, fSpaAur1.1, whole genome shotgun sequence encodes:
- the LOC115589942 gene encoding uncharacterized protein LOC115589942, with protein sequence MSQSAQLELSNWCRGEGISVKQALMLYGVSEDEDISVIEESMQTIKALGKVKVRGKVFNTKTQTVTVLCECREEIDPTKVPPELNSPTESVSWTIVIAQPQTDETDNFSEKLAQFLQDEGKTMDDIPTVNPSGSEWTSNPESIIRAVGEVLRPSPKSSESNNYRRLRTFSGISPTPLGEESLDSWLDQARFMAEEYECSEKEKKRRIVESLKGPAMEIIQAVRWSNPDASCMEYIQAIDNTFGSTESGEDLYLSFKSLYQKPNERLSEFLRRLEKSLSKVIRRGGLPGNAGNRARLDQLIKGAVESDLMLIQLNLRDKRDNPPTFLDLLKEIREAEDLEAARRGLRKPAPRQHVHVAQAEKETELDGPHEKQLRAEIAELKAKLKEQRNTLSQSASEGYTKRSKEESNTTSQPNQEMQSLRAEVNSLKEQLRVMTVQSTHYSKGKREYDRNKVPLNPKAAPFKVQSKEEFTGFFCYKCGENGHVAARCTAPENSSKVIKKLIRQVRGSPTEQKENSKSTDYDIARVNTMEVPKPDSDLPEGLVGPSSICTIKVNDLTCDALMDSGSNVTIIFGGWYEKHLSHVPIQPISRLAIWGLADSEYPYRGYVVAEMEFPEEMSGVKGPVKVLALVCPEPQHGQQAPVIVGTNAFLFHRLWDIAKETGSQHKVHSMRLQAVYKQIQSQANQTQRTADEEAIGQVRWQGPGPLSIAPGEKVYAMCKVEKPSSSSNNFILIDNPVNPQLPAGVMIQPGVLPDTSIDLNHFKVQLHNETQKPTSIQVGTVLAEMYAVDTVVSPQSSDKISDPLDPELFVFGDSPVPEEWKERLRHELAARRDVFSVHEWDVGLASGVKHQIRLSDSTPFRERSRRLAPADIDDVRRHIQQLLAAGIVKESRSPYASPIVVVRKKNGSIRMCVDYRTLNSRTIPDQYTTPRIDDALDCLTGSKWFSVLDLRSGYYQIAMSEQDKEKTAFICPVGFYQFERMPQGITGAPATFQRLMEKAVGDMHLLQVIVYLDDIIVFGKTLEEHEHRLLKVLDRLQEVGLKVSLDKCQFCQPKVKYVGHIVSETGIATDPEKVEVVKHWKEPNDLKSLRSFLGFCGYYRRFIANYSHIVRPLTELTKGYPPAQKVRKPQVIDPSKTYLKVSEPFGERWDQSCRDSFKKVIDCLINAPVLAFADPEKPYILHIDASTSGLGAVLNQEHPEGLRPVAFASRKLSQSEQRYPAHQLEFLALKWSVVDKFHDYLYGAQFTVRTDNNPLTYVLTSARLNATGHRWLAALATYDFTIQYRPGRQNVDADLLSRQYATEIQKDWTIIPPSGIKALCKWAHVTESSGVPSRLVDQLGVSPEAVPEVYSCSVTLSGNTLDQLSPRELKFAQKLDPVIGPVKAAIDAGQIPVHTKNDPPDVALLCREVPKLQVKDGLLYRVRQTAIGKETKQLVLPERFRTTVLKSLHDECGHLGVEKTLELIKDRFYWPHMPIEVEQYIKTCGRCISRKTLPQRSAALNQITSTGPLDLVCIDFLQIEPDSKGIANVLVVTDHFTRYAQAFPTRDQKSMTVAKVLWEKYFVHYGLPARIHSDQGRDFESKVIKQLLSSLGIRKSRTSPYHPQGDAQPERFNRTLLSMLGTLQNEKKHKWSQHISQLVHAYNCTKNDATGYSPYFLMFGREARLPVDICFNTCLDGELEHDHLQYVNKLKQDLKKAYKLATEASDKSHLRNKSQYDRRLRGQPLAEGDRVLLRNLGLTGKHKLQDRWKSTPYVIVRQLPNLPVYEVKPECGSGSVKTLHRDHLLPIGYLVRISDPSAQATKNTEPSVTRSQNKRRCQKHPQPESAESDPSDSESEFDEIPECQSFDIDEVERRVLSTYRQSNQIPKYPDENMDVTRSGESDTDLPDEKSSDDTEPENTGNETETEQELTSTSKRDARNKDNLTTRHSQRQSKPVICLTYDKPGHSMDEPVTIVHHGMVIQLNLNPQATDGPTDRDSTPTRKAPLKKHTIR encoded by the coding sequence ATGAGTCAATCCGCCCAACTTGAGTTAAGTAACTGGTGCAGAGGGGAGGGAATATCGGTAAAACAAGCCCTTATGTTGTATGGTGTCTCAGAAGATGAAGACATTTCAGTCATAGAGGAATCAATGCAAACCATCAAAGCACTGGGCAAAGTCAAAGTGAGAGGAAAAGTATTTAACACTAAGACccaaactgttactgttttatgTGAGTGTAGGGAAGAAATAGATCCGACCAAGGTCCCACCAGAACTAAACTCACCCACAGAAAGTGTTAGTTGGACAATAGTAATAGCTCAACCTCAAACAGACGAAACAGACAACTTCTCAGAGAAATTAGCTCAGTTTCTCCaagatgaaggaaaaacaatGGATGACATCCCAACTGTAAACCCTAGTGGTAGTGAATGGACCAGTAATCCTGAATCCATCATTCGTGCTGTTGGTGAAGTATTGAGGCCAAGCCCCAAGTCCAGTGAGAGTAACAACTATCGTCGTCTCAGAACCTTTTCAGGTATCAGCCCCACTCCACTCGGTGAGGAGAGCTTGGACAGCTGGCTGGATCAGGCAAGGTTTATGGCTGAAGAGTACGAGTGCtccgaaaaagaaaaaaaacggagGATTGTCGAAAGTCTTAAAGGGCCAGCCATGGAGATCATCCAAGCCGTTCGGTGGTCAAATCCTGATGCTAGTTGTATGGAGTACATACAGGCTATAGATAATACCTTTGGAAGTACTGAGTCAGGAGAAGACCTTTACTTGTCCTTTAAGTCTCTTTATCAGAAGCCAAATGAACGACTATCTGAGTTCTTGCGCAGACTAGAAAAATCCCTCAGTAAAGTCATTCGCAGAGGTGGTCTGCCAGGTAACGCCGGTAACCGAGCTAGACTTGATCAgcttattaaaggtgcagttgaGTCTGATCTCATGTTGATTCAGCTTAATCTGAGAGACAAGAGGGATAACCCACCAACATTTCTAGATCTGCTGAAAGAGATTAGAGAGGCAGAAGATCTTGAAGCTGCTAGGCGTGGTCTCAGGAAGCCTGCACCCCGTCAACATGTACATGTAGCAcaagcagaaaaagaaacagagttaGATGGGCCTCATGAAAAACAGCTCAGAGCAGAGATTGCAGAGTTAAAAGCTAAACTTAaggaacaaagaaacacactgtCTCAGTCAGCCAGTGAGGGTTACACAAAAAGGTCCAAGGAGGAAAGTAACACTACAAGTCAACCTAACCAGGAAATGCAGTCGTTAAGAGCAGAAGTAAACAGTCTTAAAGAACAGTTAAGAGTCATGACAGTTCAGTCTACTCACTACTCAAAGGGAAAACGAGAGTATGACAGGAACAAAGTGCCCCTGAACCCAAAAGCTGCTCCCTTTAAAGTTCAGTCTAAAGAAGAGTTTACTGGGTTTTTCTGCTATAAATGTGGAGAAAATGGACATGTAGCAGCTAGATGCACTGCTCCAGAGAACTCCtcaaaagtgattaaaaaactCATCCGCCAAGTCCGTGGAAGCCCTACAGAACAAAAAGAGAACTCTAAAAGCACAGACTATGACATTGCCAGGGTGAATACAATGGAAGTGCCAAAACCCGACTCTGACCTACCTGAAGGACTTGTTGGCCCCTCATCCATCTGTACCATTAAAGTCAATGATCTTACCTGTGATGCGCTTATGGATTCCGGGTCAAATGTAACAATCATTTTTGGAGGATGGTATGAAAAGCATCTGTCACATGTCCCCATACAACCAATTTCCCGACTAGCCATCTGGGGTCTCGCTGATTCTGAATACCCCTACCGAGGCTATGTTGTGGCAGAGATGGAATTTCCAGAAGAAATGTCAGGAGTTAAAGGCCCTGTCAAGGTTCTTGCCCTTGTATGTCCAGAGCCTCAACATGGACAGCAGGCACCTGTCATAGTAGGAACAAatgcttttttgtttcataGATTGTGGGACATAGCAAAAGAAACAGGCAGCCAACACAAAGTACATTCAATGAGACTTCAGGCTGTATATAAACAGATACAGTCTCAAGCTAACCAAACTCAGAGAACAGCAGATGAAGAAGCCATTGGACAAGTGAGATGGCAAGGTCCAGGTCCACTCTCCATAGCTCCTGGAGAGAAAGTGTATGCTATGTGTAAAGTGGAGAAACCGTCATCGTCGTCCAACAACTTCATTCTCATTGACAACCCAGTTAACCCACAGCTTCCTGCTGGAGTGATGATACAACCAGGAGTACTTCCTGACACCAGCATTGATTTAAATCACTTTAAAGTACAGCTACATAATGAGACTCAGAAACCCACCTCCATCCAGGTTGGCACCGTCCTAGCAGAAATGTATGCTGTAGATACTGTTGTTTCACCGCAGTCTTCAGACAAAATTTCTGATCCTCTTGACCCAGAGCTCTTTGTCTTTGGAGACTCACCTGTTCCAGAGGAATGGAAGGAAAGACTTCGCCATGAGCTGGCGGCAAGACGAGATGTTTTCTCTGTCCACGAATGGGATGTTGGTTTGGCCTCTGGAGTAAAACACCAAATCCGATTGAGCGACTCCACCCCTTTCAGAGAGAGATCCCGTCGATTAGCTCCAGCAGACATCGATGATGTCAGACGACACATACAGCAGCTGCTTGCTGCGGGTATAGTGAAAGAATCACGGTCCCCCTATGCGTCGCCTATAGTGGTGGTGCGCAAGAAAAATGGCTCCATCAGAATGTGTGTTGACTATCGCACCCTCAATAGTCGGACGATACCAGACCAATACACCACACCCCGTATTGATGACGCACTGGATTGCCTAACTGGCAGCAAGTGGTTTTCTGTGTTGGATCTCCGCAGTGGATACTATCAGATCGCTATGAGCGaacaagacaaagagaagacagCATTTATTTGTCCTGTGGGATTTTATCAATTTGAAAGGATGCCACAAGGCATTACTGGTGCGCCAGCCACCTTTCAGCGACTTATGGAGAAGGCAGTCGGTGATATGCATCTACTCCAAGTCATAGTCTATCTGGATGATATTATTGTCTTCGGGAAAACTCTGGAAGAGCACGAACATCGCCTTCTAAAAGTCCTTGACCGTCTGCAGGAGGTCGGACTCAAAGTGTCATTGGACAAATGCCAATTCTGTCAACCCAAAGTCAAGTATGTAGGGCACATTGTGTCTGAAACAGGAATCGCCACAGACCCAGAAAAAGTTGAAGTGGTGAAGCACTGGAAAGAGCCAAATGATCTCAAAAGCCTCAGGTCATTCCTCGGTTTCTGTGGCTACTATCGAAGATTCATCGCCAATTATTCCCATATTGTGCGGCCACTTACTGAGCTCACCAAAGGATATCCCCCTGCTCAGAAAGTGAGGAAACCACAAGTCATAGATCCATCAAAGACCTACCTCAAGGTATCCGAACCGTTTGGAGAAAGATGGGATCAGTCATGCCGAGATTCCTTTAAGAAGGTCATTGACTGTCTCATAAATGCCCCTGTACTGGCTTTTGCTGACCCTGAAAAGCCATACATTCTACACATTGATGCTAGCACGAGTGGGCTAGGTGCAGTGTTAAATCAGGAACACCCAGAAGGCCTTAGGCCAGTGGCTTTTGCAAGCCGGAAACTCAGCCAGTCAGAGCAGCGATACCCTGCACATCAGCTAGAATTTTTAGCGCTGAAGTGGTCAGTAGTCGACAAGTTTCATGACTATTTATACGGAGCACAGTTCACAGTGAGAACAGACAATAACCCCCTCACTTATGTGCTCACGTCAGCCCGTTTGAACGCTACAGGACATCGCTGGCTAGCAGCCTTAGCAACTTATGACTTTACAATCCAGTATCGACCTGGCCGTCAAAATGTGGATGCTGATCTGCTATCCAGGCAGTATGCCACTGAAATCCAAAAAGATTGGACAATCATTCCACCATCGGGCATTAAAGCTCTCTGTAAATGGGCTCATGTCACTGAAAGCTCAGGCGTACCATCAAGACTAGTAGACCAGCTTGGTGTCTCCCCAGAAGCTGTTCCTGAGGTGTACAGTTGCTCGGTAACACTGAGTGGCAACACCCTTGACCAGCTTAGTCCAAGAGAGCTAAAGTTTGCTCAAAAGTTAGATCCTGTCATTGGACCTGTAAAAGCAGCCATTGACGCAGGCCAAATCCCAGTTCATACTAAAAATGACCCCCCTGATGTAGCTTTGCTTTGTCGAGAGGTCCCAAAGTTACAGGTTAAAGATGGATTGTTGTACAGAGTCAGACAAACAGCAATAGGTAAAGAGACAAAACAGCTAGTCTTACCTGAGAGGTTTCGAACCACAGTCCTAAAATCTCTTCATGATGAATGTGGACATCTAGGAGTAGAAAAGACATTAGAACTTATCAAGGATAGGTTTTATTGGCCACATATGCCTATTGAAGTTGAACAATATATCAAAACATGCGGAAGATGCATTTCAAGAAAGACGCTTCCTCAGCGCTCAGCCGCGCTGAATCAGATCACTAGTACTGGCCCATTGGATCTCGTCTGCATAGATTTCTTGCAGATAGAACCCGACAGCAAAGGCATAGCCAATGTGTTAGTTGTTACTGATCATTTCACAAGGTATGCACAGGCCTTTCCTACGAGAGATCAAAAGTCCATGACCGTCGCTAAAGTACTATGGGAGAAGTACTTTGTTCATTATGGTCTCCCAGCACGGATCCATTCGGACCAGGGGAGAGACTTTGAGAGTAAAGTCATAAAACAGCTTCTCTCTAGTCTAGGAATCAGAAAGTCGCGCACCTCTCCTTATCATCCTCAGGGTGATGCCCAACCTGAGCGATTCAACCGCACCCTTTTGTCGATGCTGGGCACCCTGCAGAACGAAAAGAAGCACAAATGGAGTCAACACATTAGTCAGTTAGTACACGCATATAACTGTACTAAAAATGATGCCACCGGATACTCTCCGTATTTTCTTATGTTCGGCAGGGAGGCGCGACTGCCTGTGGATATTTGTTTCAACACCTGTCTCGATGGAGAGCTTGAACATGACCATCTTCAGTATGTCAACAAGTTGAAACAAGACTTAAAGAAAGCCTACAAACTCGCCACTGAGGCATCTGACAAAAGTCACCTGAGGAACAAGTCTCAGTACGATCGGCGGCTTCGAGGTCAGCCATTGGCCGAAGGAGACAGAGTCCTGTTGAGAAATCTTGGTCTTACTGGGAAGCATAAACTTCAAGACAGATGGAAGTCCACTCCCTATGTCATTGTCAGACAGTTACCCAACTTACCTGTCTATGAAGTTAAACCAGAGTGTGGATCAGGAAGTGTCAAAACTCTTCACAGAGACCATCTCCTGCCAATCGGTTATCTGGTAAGGATATCAGATCCCTCAGCTcaagcaacaaaaaacacagaaccgTCTGTCACAAGGtcacaaaacaaaaggaggTGTCAGAAGCACCCACAGCCTGAGTCTGCAGAAAGTGATCCTTCTGATTCAGAATCAGAGTTTGATGAGATACCTGAGTGTCAATCCTTTGACATCGATGAAGTTGAAAGACGTGTCTTGTCTACTTACCGTCAATCAAATCAGATCCCTAAATATCCAGATGAAAACATGGATGTGACAAGAAGTGGTGAAAGTGACACAGACTTACCGGATGAAAAGTCATCTGATGATACAGAACCTGAAAACAcaggaaatgaaacagaaacagaacaggaaCTAACCTCAACTAGTAAAAGGGATGCTAGAAACAAAGATAACTTGACTACTAGACATTCACAAAGACAAAGTAAGCCAGTCATTTGTTTGACTTATGACAAACCTGGTCATTCTATGGATGAACCAGTAACTATTGTACATCATGGAATGGTCATTCAGCTAAATCTGAATCCCCAAGCCACTGATGGTCCCACAGATAGGGACTCTACACCTACTAGGAAAGCCCCACTCAAGAAACACACGATTAGATGA